In a genomic window of Pseudomonas putida:
- a CDS encoding DUF4160 domain-containing protein: MKVCSYKGLWVVILLRDEHCPPHAHVDAGTWSARFRFSFWHNGVELWDVVPLSRHPPLAVLEGLRHSLKQPVHLLRARGIWWRKLQTVCLENQLWDWHSKEVVAVKRVVSTTNMIGCARYEPETNTTRLSLIGAQECVEIEL; encoded by the coding sequence ATGAAGGTATGCAGCTACAAAGGGCTTTGGGTGGTGATCCTGTTGCGTGACGAGCATTGTCCGCCTCATGCGCATGTGGATGCCGGCACGTGGAGTGCGAGATTCAGGTTCAGCTTCTGGCACAACGGTGTCGAGCTCTGGGACGTGGTCCCGCTTTCGCGCCACCCGCCCTTGGCGGTGCTTGAGGGTTTGCGTCATTCGCTCAAGCAGCCTGTCCATTTGCTGCGTGCTCGAGGGATCTGGTGGCGAAAATTGCAGACAGTCTGTCTGGAAAATCAATTGTGGGACTGGCACAGCAAAGAGGTCGTCGCAGTGAAAAGAGTCGTCAGCACGACCAACATGATTGGATGTGCTCGCTACGAACCTGAAACGAACACAACGCGGCTGTCCCTGATAGGTGCACAGGAATGTGTGGAGATCGAGTTATGA
- a CDS encoding LysR family transcriptional regulator has protein sequence MQRQFDDLQLGSIELFCLAAEAGSFTAAALVAGVTPAAVSRSVSRMEERLGVRLFARTTRSVKLTDSGRRYYEECRQALAQLVEAQREVMGQQQVPSGTLRISIPTTYAHHRILPLMPAFRARYPAVKVESHISNRNIDFVGEGYDMAIRVRAIPDSGLIARPLEDAALVMIASPEYLKQAGTPQTLDDLQRHECIQYELPSSGRRIAWLFNDEGVEREILAEGNFCCSDDVLGGVTLAKNGAGLFQTYKFIVEKELADGSLVEVLKPYGGRSRPFTLLYPQSRHMPLRLRAIIDFLVEHLPR, from the coding sequence ATGCAGCGACAATTCGACGATCTTCAGTTGGGCAGCATCGAGCTGTTCTGCCTGGCCGCCGAGGCCGGCAGTTTTACTGCCGCGGCGTTGGTGGCAGGGGTTACGCCGGCTGCGGTGAGTCGATCGGTGTCGCGCATGGAAGAACGCCTGGGCGTACGGCTGTTCGCGCGCACCACCCGCAGCGTCAAGTTGACCGACAGTGGTCGGCGCTACTACGAAGAATGCCGCCAGGCACTGGCGCAGCTGGTGGAAGCCCAGCGGGAAGTCATGGGCCAGCAACAGGTCCCGTCCGGCACCTTGCGCATCAGTATCCCGACTACCTACGCCCATCACCGGATCCTGCCGTTGATGCCGGCCTTTCGCGCGCGTTATCCGGCGGTGAAGGTCGAGTCGCACATCAGCAATCGCAACATCGATTTCGTCGGCGAAGGCTATGACATGGCGATTCGTGTGCGGGCGATTCCGGATTCCGGCCTGATTGCACGGCCACTGGAAGACGCCGCGCTGGTGATGATCGCCAGCCCCGAGTACCTCAAGCAGGCCGGCACCCCGCAAACCCTCGATGACTTGCAACGGCACGAATGCATTCAATACGAATTGCCCAGCAGTGGACGGCGCATCGCCTGGCTGTTCAATGACGAGGGTGTGGAGCGTGAGATTCTGGCCGAGGGCAACTTCTGTTGTTCCGACGATGTGCTGGGTGGCGTGACCCTGGCGAAAAACGGCGCGGGCCTGTTCCAGACCTATAAGTTCATCGTCGAAAAGGAACTGGCCGACGGCTCGTTGGTGGAAGTGCTCAAGCCTTACGGCGGACGTTCGCGGCCATTTACCCTGCTCTATCCGCAAAGCCGTCACATGCCGTTGAGGCTTCGGGCAATCATTGATTTTCTTGTCGAACATTTGCCCCGTTAA
- the cydB gene encoding cytochrome d ubiquinol oxidase subunit II, with product MGIDLPLIWAVIIIFGIMMYVVMDGFDLGIGILFPFIPGKTDRDVMMNTVAPVWDGNETWLVLGGAALFGAFPLAYSVVLSALYLPLIFMLIGLIFRGVAFEFRFKARDDKRHLWDKAFIGGSIAATFFQGVALGAFIDGLPVVDRQYAGGSLDWLTPFTLFCGAALVVAYALLGCTWLIMKTEGKLQEQMHDLARPLAFVLLAVIGIVSIWTPLAHVEIAERWFTLPNLFWFLPVPILVLVTLYGLIRAVARNAHYTPFLLTLVLIFLGYSGLGISLWPNIVPPSISIWDAAAPPQSQGFMLVGTLFIIPFILGYTFWSYYVFRGKVTHEDGYH from the coding sequence ATGGGTATTGATCTTCCGCTGATCTGGGCCGTGATCATCATCTTCGGCATCATGATGTACGTGGTCATGGACGGCTTCGATCTGGGCATCGGGATCCTGTTCCCGTTCATTCCGGGCAAGACTGATCGCGACGTGATGATGAACACCGTAGCCCCGGTTTGGGACGGCAACGAAACCTGGCTGGTGCTTGGGGGGGCGGCGTTGTTCGGGGCCTTTCCGTTGGCTTATTCGGTGGTGCTCTCGGCGCTGTACCTGCCGCTGATCTTCATGCTGATCGGGCTGATTTTCCGTGGCGTGGCCTTCGAGTTCCGTTTCAAGGCGCGGGACGATAAACGACATCTGTGGGACAAGGCGTTCATTGGCGGCTCAATCGCGGCCACCTTCTTCCAGGGCGTGGCGCTGGGGGCTTTCATCGATGGCCTGCCGGTGGTTGATCGTCAATACGCCGGCGGCTCTCTGGACTGGCTGACGCCGTTTACCCTGTTCTGTGGTGCTGCGTTGGTGGTGGCCTATGCGTTGCTGGGCTGCACCTGGCTGATCATGAAGACCGAAGGCAAGCTACAGGAACAGATGCATGACCTGGCGAGGCCTTTGGCGTTCGTGTTGTTGGCGGTGATCGGCATCGTCAGTATCTGGACGCCGTTGGCTCACGTCGAAATCGCCGAGCGCTGGTTCACCCTGCCGAACCTGTTCTGGTTCCTGCCGGTGCCGATTCTGGTGCTGGTGACCCTGTACGGCCTGATCCGCGCGGTCGCGCGAAATGCGCACTACACGCCATTCCTGCTGACGCTGGTGCTGATCTTCCTCGGCTACAGCGGCCTGGGAATCAGCCTGTGGCCGAACATCGTGCCGCCGTCGATCTCCATCTGGGACGCCGCCGCGCCGCCGCAGAGTCAGGGCTTCATGTTGGTGGGTACGCTGTTCATCATCCCGTTCATCCTGGGTTATACCTTCTGGAGCTACTACGTGTTCCGCGGCAAGGTCACCCATGAAGACGGTTATCACTAG
- the trmA gene encoding tRNA (uridine(54)-C5)-methyltransferase TrmA, translated as MTFDTQAYAAQLEDKVTRLRDLLAPFDAPEPTVFDSPLQNFRLRAEFRLWREAGERHYAMFSQEDKRTPILIEEFPIASLRINQLMPQLKAAWQASSALSHKLFQVEFLTTLAGDAMITLCYHRPLDEHWHAAASKLAADLNVSVIGRSKGKREVIGHDYVVEKLQVGGRTFSYRQPEGAFTQPNGTVNQKMLNWAFDALGDRKDDLLELYCGNGNFTLPLATRVRKVLATEISKTSVNAALSNLSENAVDNVTLVRLSAEELTEALNEVRPFRRLHGIDLKSYEFGSVFVDPPRAGMDPDTCELTRRFDNILYISCNPETLAANIAQLHDTHRITQCAMFDQFPWTHHMESGVLLTRR; from the coding sequence ATGACATTTGATACCCAGGCCTACGCCGCTCAACTCGAAGACAAGGTCACGCGATTGCGTGACCTTCTGGCCCCGTTCGATGCGCCAGAGCCAACCGTCTTCGACTCGCCGCTGCAGAACTTCCGCCTGCGCGCCGAATTCCGCCTGTGGCGCGAGGCCGGCGAGCGCCATTACGCGATGTTTTCCCAGGAAGACAAGCGCACGCCGATCCTGATCGAAGAGTTCCCGATTGCCAGCCTGCGCATCAACCAGTTGATGCCGCAGCTCAAGGCCGCGTGGCAGGCCAGCTCGGCCCTGAGCCACAAGCTGTTCCAGGTGGAGTTCCTCACCACCCTGGCCGGCGATGCCATGATCACCCTGTGCTATCACCGCCCGCTGGACGAGCACTGGCACGCGGCGGCTTCGAAACTGGCAGCCGACCTGAATGTCAGCGTCATCGGTCGCTCAAAGGGCAAGCGTGAAGTCATCGGCCACGACTACGTGGTGGAAAAACTGCAAGTCGGTGGGCGCACCTTCAGCTACCGCCAGCCGGAAGGCGCATTCACCCAGCCCAACGGCACGGTGAACCAGAAGATGCTCAACTGGGCATTCGATGCACTGGGAGATCGCAAGGACGACTTGCTGGAGCTGTATTGCGGCAACGGCAACTTCACCCTGCCGCTGGCCACCCGCGTGCGCAAGGTACTGGCCACCGAAATCAGCAAGACCTCGGTTAACGCAGCCTTGAGCAACCTCAGCGAAAACGCTGTGGATAACGTCACGCTGGTGCGCCTGTCCGCCGAAGAACTGACCGAAGCGCTGAACGAGGTCCGCCCGTTCCGTCGCCTGCACGGCATCGACCTGAAGAGCTACGAATTCGGCAGCGTCTTCGTCGACCCGCCCCGCGCCGGCATGGACCCGGATACCTGCGAACTGACCCGGCGTTTCGACAACATCCTGTACATCTCCTGCAACCCGGAAACCCTGGCGGCCAACATCGCCCAACTGCACGACACCCACCGCATCACCCAATGCGCGATGTTCGACCAGTTCCCGTGGACGCATCACATGGAATCGGGCGTGTTGTTGACCCGGCGTTAA
- a CDS encoding NCS2 family permease, with product MLERLFQLKAHNTNVRTEILAGVTTFLAMAYILFVNPSILGETGMDKGAVFVATCLAAAIGSTVMGLIANYPIALAPGMGLNAFFTYTVVLHMGHTWQVALGAVFISAVCFFLLSIFKIREWIINSIPLPLRSAIAAGIGLFLALIALHNAGIVVSNPATMVGLGDLKQPAPILATLGFALIVALEALAVRGAVLIGILVVTIVSIVMGFTPFGGVMSMPPSLAPTFLQLDIKGALDIGLVSVIFAFLFVDLFDNSGTLIGVAKRAGLMGKDGHMPKMGRALIADSTAAMAGSLLGTSTTTSYIESAAGVSAGGRTGLTAIVVAILFLLALFFSPLAASVPAFATAPALLFVAVLMTSGLAEIDWDDITVAAPVVITSLAMPLTYSIANGIAFGFISWTAIKLMSGRGRELNPALVILSILFVIKLGWFNA from the coding sequence ATGCTGGAAAGGCTGTTTCAACTCAAGGCACACAACACCAACGTACGCACCGAGATTCTGGCGGGCGTCACGACCTTTTTGGCCATGGCCTACATTCTGTTCGTCAATCCGAGCATCCTCGGCGAGACCGGCATGGACAAGGGCGCCGTCTTCGTCGCCACCTGTCTGGCAGCCGCTATCGGCTCGACGGTGATGGGCCTGATCGCCAACTATCCGATTGCCCTGGCACCGGGCATGGGTCTGAACGCCTTCTTCACCTACACCGTGGTCCTGCACATGGGTCACACCTGGCAAGTGGCACTGGGTGCGGTGTTCATCTCGGCCGTGTGCTTTTTCCTGCTGTCGATCTTCAAAATCCGTGAATGGATCATCAACAGCATCCCGCTGCCGCTGCGCTCGGCGATTGCTGCCGGTATCGGCCTGTTCCTGGCCCTGATCGCCCTGCACAACGCCGGCATCGTGGTCAGCAACCCGGCGACCATGGTCGGCCTTGGCGACCTGAAACAACCGGCGCCGATCCTCGCGACCCTCGGCTTCGCCCTGATCGTCGCCCTGGAGGCCCTCGCCGTGCGCGGTGCGGTGCTGATCGGCATTCTGGTGGTCACCATCGTTTCCATCGTCATGGGCTTCACCCCGTTCGGCGGCGTGATGTCGATGCCGCCTTCGCTGGCGCCGACCTTCCTGCAACTGGACATCAAGGGCGCGCTGGACATCGGTCTGGTCAGCGTGATCTTCGCCTTCCTGTTCGTCGACCTGTTCGACAACTCCGGCACCCTGATCGGCGTCGCCAAGCGCGCCGGCCTGATGGGCAAGGACGGCCACATGCCGAAAATGGGCCGCGCCCTGATCGCCGACAGTACGGCGGCGATGGCCGGTTCCCTGCTGGGCACTTCGACCACCACCAGCTACATCGAATCCGCCGCGGGCGTGAGTGCCGGTGGCCGTACCGGCCTGACGGCCATCGTCGTGGCGATCCTGTTCCTGCTGGCACTGTTCTTCTCGCCACTGGCCGCCAGCGTTCCAGCCTTCGCCACCGCCCCGGCGCTGCTGTTCGTCGCCGTGCTGATGACTTCCGGCCTGGCCGAAATAGACTGGGACGACATCACCGTGGCCGCGCCGGTTGTGATTACTTCACTCGCCATGCCGCTCACCTACTCCATCGCCAACGGTATCGCTTTCGGCTTCATTTCCTGGACCGCCATCAAGCTGATGTCCGGTCGCGGTCGTGAGCTGAACCCGGCCCTGGTGATTCTGTCGATTCTGTTCGTGATCAAGCTCGGTTGGTTCAACGCATGA
- a CDS encoding DUF2474 domain-containing protein translates to MTGKPSLHDIQEAEKKPLWQRLGWLALIWVGSVGALFIAASLMRMFMNAAGLTTH, encoded by the coding sequence ATGACTGGCAAACCTTCCCTGCACGACATTCAAGAAGCCGAAAAAAAACCGCTATGGCAGCGGCTTGGCTGGCTGGCCCTGATCTGGGTCGGCAGTGTCGGTGCACTGTTCATCGCGGCCAGCCTGATGCGGATGTTCATGAACGCCGCCGGTCTGACCACGCACTGA
- a CDS encoding DUF4879 domain-containing protein — protein sequence MKMRLLILLAMLLGAQTALAAPAPPLTQVKVLKVESAGCGFETIEEGQTQTRCNHSGPNIRIYVLEVGYGRNQPQVGLDGFELNGTRTPVCAFDNGNLTDCVAGRKTVGNLYIFDMAGKQEGTFTFSNTSINAPGNTMSTQLYIK from the coding sequence ATGAAAATGCGTCTGTTGATCCTGCTGGCCATGCTCCTGGGGGCACAAACCGCCCTGGCGGCCCCGGCACCGCCATTGACCCAGGTAAAGGTGCTGAAGGTTGAATCCGCTGGCTGTGGCTTTGAAACCATTGAAGAAGGCCAGACGCAGACCCGCTGCAATCACAGTGGCCCGAACATCAGGATCTACGTGCTGGAAGTGGGTTATGGCCGCAACCAGCCCCAGGTCGGGCTGGACGGCTTCGAACTGAACGGCACCCGTACGCCGGTCTGTGCCTTCGATAACGGCAACCTGACCGATTGCGTCGCCGGTCGAAAAACCGTCGGCAATCTGTACATTTTCGATATGGCCGGGAAACAGGAAGGCACCTTCACCTTCAGCAACACCTCGATCAATGCGCCGGGCAACACGATGTCGACGCAGCTTTATATCAAGTGA
- a CDS encoding MFS transporter, which yields MPSQEPLLLRHHRPFLAFWFARIFTASGFQMLTVAIGWNLYQLTGNVLDLGLVGLVEFAPRVLFMLHTGHVADRYDRRKVAAICQSLQALIALSLAIGSATDHVTREMIFILAFLLGAARSFEMPTTQALLPSIVPSGLFPRAVAAAQSAQQSATIVAPALGGLLYAFGSVWVYGPTVLLYVIACSLMLNLPARQTPLNKGKATLDSLLAGIRFIRSRPDILGAISLDLFAVLLGGATALLPVFAKDILLTGPWGLGLLRSAPAVGALLMSLFLARFAVERNVGRVMFTAVGIFGVATIAFGLSTSFWFSLAVLVVLGAADMISMVIRASFVQLETPDEMRGRVSAVNGLFIGASNQLGEFESGLTAHWFGTVPAVVMGGIGTLVVTGTWIKLFPTLAQRDRMHVPAEEKASA from the coding sequence ATGCCCAGCCAAGAGCCTTTGCTGCTACGTCACCACCGCCCTTTCCTCGCGTTCTGGTTCGCCCGGATCTTCACCGCCAGCGGCTTTCAGATGCTCACCGTGGCCATTGGCTGGAACCTCTATCAGTTGACTGGCAACGTGCTCGACCTCGGTCTGGTGGGTTTGGTGGAGTTTGCACCGCGGGTGCTGTTCATGCTGCACACCGGACACGTCGCGGACCGCTACGATCGGCGCAAGGTGGCGGCGATCTGCCAGTCCCTGCAGGCACTCATCGCCCTATCGCTGGCCATCGGCAGCGCGACTGACCATGTCACCCGGGAAATGATCTTCATCCTCGCCTTCCTGCTCGGCGCCGCCCGTTCCTTCGAGATGCCGACCACCCAGGCCCTGTTGCCGAGCATCGTGCCCAGCGGCCTGTTTCCCCGGGCCGTGGCCGCCGCGCAGTCGGCCCAGCAGTCAGCCACCATCGTCGCTCCGGCCCTGGGCGGCTTGCTGTATGCCTTTGGTAGCGTGTGGGTGTATGGCCCGACCGTCCTGCTGTATGTCATCGCCTGCTCGCTCATGCTCAACCTGCCGGCCCGGCAAACGCCGCTGAACAAGGGCAAGGCGACCCTGGATTCGCTGCTGGCGGGGATTCGTTTCATTCGCAGCCGTCCGGACATTCTCGGGGCGATTTCCCTGGATCTGTTCGCGGTCCTGCTTGGCGGCGCCACGGCGCTGTTGCCGGTATTCGCCAAGGACATTCTGCTCACCGGCCCTTGGGGTCTGGGCTTGCTGCGTTCGGCACCGGCGGTGGGCGCGCTGCTGATGTCGCTGTTCCTGGCCAGGTTCGCCGTGGAACGCAATGTCGGTCGGGTGATGTTCACAGCGGTAGGGATTTTCGGCGTGGCGACCATCGCCTTCGGCCTGTCGACCTCGTTCTGGTTCTCGCTGGCGGTGCTGGTGGTACTGGGCGCGGCCGACATGATCAGCATGGTGATCCGCGCGTCTTTCGTGCAACTGGAAACCCCGGATGAAATGCGCGGCCGGGTCAGCGCGGTGAACGGCCTGTTCATCGGTGCTTCAAACCAGTTGGGTGAGTTCGAGTCCGGCCTGACCGCCCACTGGTTCGGCACTGTGCCGGCGGTGGTCATGGGCGGGATCGGAACGCTGGTGGTGACCGGGACCTGGATCAAGCTGTTCCCGACATTGGCCCAACGCGACCGGATGCATGTACCGGCGGAAGAAAAAGCCAGCGCCTGA
- a CDS encoding methyltransferase, giving the protein MPLLETPFASLDLIRQPEQQNEPLQAFDAADEYLLNHLAEQQTSIDTRVLVLNDSFGALAASLAGKVDVTSSGDSFLAFQGLEKNLARNGRAFDAVPAIPASETATGPFDQVLIRVPKTLALLEEQLIRLQGQLAPGAQVIAAAMIKHLPRAAGDLLERYIGPVQASLAVKKARLLIATPEDKTPATSPYPTRYRLDSPAIELLNHANVFCREGLDIGTRAFLPHLPKNLGAARVADLGCGNGVLAIASALQNPEAQYTLVDESFMAVQSAAENWRAALGERDVIVRAGDGLAGQDPQSLDVVLCNPPFHQQQVVGDFLAWRMFQQAREALVVGGALYIVGNRHLGYHSKLARLFRGVEQVAATPKFVILKARK; this is encoded by the coding sequence ATGCCTTTGCTCGAAACGCCTTTCGCCAGCCTCGACCTGATCCGTCAACCCGAACAGCAGAACGAACCCCTGCAAGCCTTTGATGCGGCAGATGAGTACCTGCTCAACCATCTGGCCGAACAGCAGACTTCGATCGACACACGGGTGTTGGTGCTCAACGACAGTTTTGGGGCATTGGCGGCAAGTCTGGCCGGCAAGGTCGATGTGACCAGCAGCGGCGACTCATTCCTGGCGTTTCAGGGGCTGGAGAAGAACCTGGCCCGCAATGGCCGGGCATTTGACGCAGTGCCAGCCATCCCCGCCAGCGAAACGGCAACCGGCCCCTTTGACCAGGTGCTGATTCGGGTGCCGAAGACCCTGGCCCTGTTGGAAGAACAATTGATCCGCCTGCAAGGCCAATTGGCGCCCGGAGCCCAGGTGATTGCCGCGGCAATGATCAAACATTTGCCGCGTGCCGCCGGTGATCTGCTTGAGCGCTACATTGGCCCGGTACAGGCGTCGCTGGCGGTGAAGAAAGCCCGGCTGCTGATCGCCACGCCGGAGGACAAGACGCCGGCCACCTCCCCTTACCCGACGCGTTATCGCCTCGACTCACCTGCCATCGAACTGCTCAACCATGCCAACGTCTTTTGCCGCGAAGGCCTGGACATCGGTACCCGGGCGTTTCTGCCGCACTTGCCGAAAAACCTGGGGGCCGCACGCGTGGCCGACCTCGGCTGCGGCAATGGCGTGCTGGCGATCGCCAGTGCCCTGCAAAACCCTGAAGCCCAGTACACGCTGGTGGATGAATCGTTCATGGCGGTGCAATCGGCCGCCGAGAACTGGCGTGCGGCGCTGGGCGAGCGCGATGTCATCGTGCGTGCCGGCGATGGCCTGGCCGGGCAGGATCCTCAATCACTGGACGTGGTGCTGTGCAATCCACCGTTCCATCAGCAACAGGTGGTTGGCGACTTCCTCGCCTGGCGGATGTTCCAGCAAGCCCGGGAAGCGTTGGTGGTGGGGGGTGCGCTGTACATCGTCGGCAACCGCCATCTGGGTTATCACAGCAAATTGGCGCGCCTGTTCCGCGGCGTCGAGCAAGTGGCGGCCACGCCGAAGTTCGTGATTCTCAAGGCCCGCAAGTAA
- a CDS encoding tautomerase family protein: MPFVSVRITRDGVTREQKAQVIAEITETLQRVLGKPPELTHIVIEEIDTDNWGHMGVTTTELRKNQPG, encoded by the coding sequence ATGCCTTTCGTCAGCGTTCGTATTACCCGTGACGGCGTGACACGGGAACAGAAAGCCCAGGTCATCGCGGAAATCACCGAGACCCTGCAACGCGTCCTCGGCAAGCCACCGGAACTGACCCACATCGTGATCGAGGAAATCGACACCGATAACTGGGGGCACATGGGCGTTACCACGACCGAGCTTCGGAAAAATCAGCCGGGGTGA
- a CDS encoding cytochrome ubiquinol oxidase subunit I, translating to MFGLEALDLARIQFAFTISFHILFPAITIGLASYLAVLEGLWLKTHNDTYRDLYHFWSKIFAVNFGMGVVSGLVMAYQFGTNWSRFSDFAGSVTGPLLTYEVLTAFFLEAGFLGVMLFGWNKVGRGLHFFATVMVAIGTLISTFWILASNSWMQTPQGFEIVNGQVIPTDWIAVIFNPSFPYRLMHMATAAFVATAFFVGSSAAWHLLRGKDNPAIRKMLSMAMWMALIVAPIQAVIGDFHGLNTLEHQPAKIAAIEGHWENKGNEATPLILFGWPDMKEEKTKFAVEIPYLGSLILTHSLDKQVPALKEFPPEDRPNSTIVFWSFRIMVGLGFLMIFTGLWSLWLRKRDTLYSSRPFLYLALWMGPSGLIAILAGWFTTEIGRQPWVVYGLMRTADASSNHSVMQMSITLILFVVVYFALFGAGLGYMMRLVRKGPKVDEGKETNDGGPGQKRTPARPLSAADDHADADHTAAKEI from the coding sequence ATGTTCGGTTTAGAGGCACTTGATCTCGCCCGAATTCAGTTCGCGTTCACCATCTCGTTCCACATCCTGTTCCCTGCCATCACCATTGGCCTGGCCAGTTACCTGGCGGTACTCGAAGGCCTGTGGCTCAAGACCCACAACGACACCTACCGTGACCTCTACCATTTCTGGTCGAAGATCTTTGCCGTCAACTTCGGCATGGGCGTGGTCTCGGGGCTGGTCATGGCCTATCAGTTCGGCACCAACTGGAGCCGTTTTTCGGACTTCGCCGGTTCCGTGACCGGTCCCCTGTTGACCTATGAAGTGCTCACGGCATTCTTCCTCGAAGCCGGTTTCCTCGGCGTGATGCTGTTCGGCTGGAACAAGGTCGGACGTGGTTTGCACTTCTTCGCCACGGTTATGGTGGCCATCGGTACACTCATTTCGACTTTCTGGATTCTCGCCTCCAACAGCTGGATGCAGACGCCGCAGGGTTTTGAAATCGTCAACGGCCAAGTCATTCCCACCGACTGGATCGCGGTGATCTTCAACCCCTCGTTCCCCTATCGCCTGATGCACATGGCCACCGCTGCATTCGTCGCCACGGCGTTTTTCGTCGGCTCGTCCGCGGCCTGGCATTTGTTGCGCGGCAAGGACAACCCAGCGATTCGTAAAATGCTCTCGATGGCCATGTGGATGGCCCTGATCGTCGCGCCGATTCAGGCCGTGATCGGCGACTTCCATGGGCTCAATACCCTTGAGCACCAGCCGGCGAAAATCGCCGCGATCGAGGGCCACTGGGAAAACAAGGGCAATGAGGCCACTCCGCTGATCCTGTTCGGCTGGCCGGACATGAAAGAAGAAAAGACCAAGTTCGCCGTGGAGATCCCGTATCTGGGCAGCCTGATCCTGACCCACTCCCTGGACAAACAGGTACCGGCACTCAAGGAGTTCCCGCCTGAAGACCGGCCGAACTCGACCATCGTGTTCTGGTCGTTCCGGATCATGGTCGGCCTGGGTTTCCTGATGATCTTCACAGGTCTCTGGAGTCTCTGGCTGCGCAAGCGCGACACGCTCTACAGCTCACGCCCATTCCTCTATCTGGCGCTGTGGATGGGACCGTCCGGCCTGATCGCGATTCTCGCCGGCTGGTTCACCACGGAAATCGGCCGTCAGCCCTGGGTCGTCTATGGCCTGATGCGCACGGCAGATGCGTCGTCCAACCATAGCGTCATGCAGATGAGCATCACCTTGATCCTGTTTGTGGTGGTGTATTTCGCGCTGTTCGGTGCCGGTCTCGGCTACATGATGCGCCTGGTGCGCAAGGGACCGAAGGTCGACGAAGGCAAGGAAACCAACGACGGTGGCCCGGGCCAGAAACGCACCCCGGCGCGTCCCCTGTCTGCTGCCGACGATCACGCCGACGCGGACCACACCGCGGCCAAGGAGATTTGA
- a CDS encoding DUF2442 domain-containing protein, giving the protein MRTIKAKAQADTPITESGVDEAIKRGQLRRNNSLQATAVNFIDPCLAVTFEDGSGVLLPVANYPEFDDFEAEDFAGLTIGFGGTALCHEGKDVDVSLAGMISASQSLMAMAASVIASRNGRQSSAAKAEAARANGKKGGRPRKADVVL; this is encoded by the coding sequence ATGAGAACGATAAAGGCTAAGGCCCAGGCAGACACACCGATCACGGAAAGTGGTGTGGACGAAGCTATCAAGCGTGGGCAGTTGCGCAGAAACAACAGCCTGCAAGCGACGGCCGTCAACTTTATTGACCCTTGCCTGGCCGTCACCTTCGAAGATGGCAGCGGTGTCCTGCTGCCAGTGGCGAATTATCCCGAGTTCGACGATTTCGAGGCCGAGGATTTTGCCGGGCTGACCATCGGTTTCGGCGGTACCGCACTGTGCCATGAAGGCAAGGACGTGGATGTCTCCCTCGCAGGCATGATTTCGGCGAGCCAGTCATTGATGGCCATGGCCGCCTCGGTAATTGCTTCACGCAACGGCCGCCAGAGCAGCGCCGCGAAAGCTGAAGCCGCCAGGGCCAATGGCAAGAAAGGCGGGCGGCCACGCAAGGCCGATGTGGTGCTTTAA
- a CDS encoding DJ-1 family glyoxalase III, translating into MTFRALITLAEGIDDLQAVTLVDVLRRAKVEVVLASIERRRMLTCARGTRLTSDAMLIDLLAQPFDLIVLPGGAVGAQHLAAHQPLQQLIKDQAAAGRLFAGIAEAPALALQTFGVLRQRRMTCLPSASHQLSGCNFVDQPVVVDGNCITAQGSGAALAFALALVEQLCGKATRAAVAGELVV; encoded by the coding sequence ATGACCTTTAGAGCTTTGATTACCCTTGCAGAGGGCATCGATGACCTGCAAGCCGTAACCCTGGTCGACGTGCTACGCCGCGCCAAGGTGGAAGTGGTGTTGGCCAGTATCGAAAGACGGCGCATGCTCACCTGCGCCCGGGGCACTCGCCTGACCAGTGACGCCATGCTGATCGACCTGCTGGCACAACCCTTCGACCTGATCGTCCTGCCGGGCGGTGCCGTCGGGGCGCAACACCTGGCCGCCCACCAACCCCTGCAACAATTGATCAAGGACCAGGCCGCAGCCGGTCGCCTGTTCGCAGGCATCGCCGAAGCCCCGGCACTGGCACTGCAAACCTTCGGCGTGCTGCGTCAGCGGCGCATGACCTGCCTGCCTTCCGCCAGTCATCAACTTTCAGGCTGCAACTTCGTCGATCAGCCGGTGGTGGTCGATGGCAACTGCATCACGGCCCAGGGCTCGGGTGCCGCGCTGGCCTTTGCCCTGGCGCTGGTGGAGCAACTATGTGGCAAAGCGACCCGGGCGGCAGTGGCGGGGGAGTTGGTCGTTTAA